One segment of Bradyrhizobium sp. CB2312 DNA contains the following:
- a CDS encoding CopG family transcriptional regulator: MASNVREIRPKPSDSEKITINLGFVDLGQVDLMVQEGFYSNRTDLIRTAIRNQLERHADVVRQSTVRKSLDLGLRHYSREDLEAARRAGEMLHINVLGLASIAPDVTPELARATIASVSVLGALHASPAVKSALADRTR, translated from the coding sequence ATGGCTAGTAACGTCCGCGAAATCCGACCAAAGCCGTCGGACTCGGAGAAAATCACGATCAATCTTGGCTTCGTCGATCTCGGTCAGGTCGACTTGATGGTCCAGGAAGGATTCTACTCAAACCGCACCGATCTCATCCGAACGGCAATCCGCAACCAGCTCGAACGTCATGCCGACGTGGTCAGGCAGTCCACGGTCCGAAAGAGTTTGGACCTCGGGCTTCGGCACTACAGCCGCGAGGATCTCGAGGCGGCGCGGCGGGCGGGCGAGATGCTGCACATCAATGTTCTGGGCCTTGCCAGCATCGCCCCAGACGTGACGCCCGAACTCGCTCGCGCGACGATTGCCTCGGTCTCCGTGTTGGGGGCCCTGCACGCCAGTCCCGCCGTCAAATCCGCTCTCGCCGACAGAACGAGGTAA